Within Enterobacter sp. RHBSTW-00175, the genomic segment CTATGATGCAACCCTTGAGGCTTATCGGGATCTCGCCGAAAACAGGGAAAGCGCAGTCAGTGCTCCGGTGTACCCGGAGCTGTTTATGCTGGGCGGATTGGGATCCCGCGGATTGTGTTCTGCGCCGCTGCTGGCTGAAGTGCTGGCCGCGCAGATGAGCGACGAGCCAATTCCGCTGGACGGGGTTACGTTGGCGGGGCTCAATCCGAATCGCTTGTGGGTGAGAAAATTGCTGAAGGGAAAGATGGTTAAGTAAGGTGCGGTCTGGTGCCCTCTCCCACAGGGAGAGGGGATCCACGACTTAACGTTTGGCCTGCTGGAACAACGTGTCCCACATACCCAACACTAGCGTCTGGTCGCGCGGGGAGAGTTCACCCGCCTGAATGGCTTTCTCAAGGCTGCGAGTCACTTCCTGATGCACGGCTTCAGCAGAGTGATCGTCCCCTGCTTCCAGCTCGGCAACCGCCAGCGTCAGGTGACCACGCAGATAACCGCTGGCGAACAGCTCATCATCACTGGCGTGTTCCACCATGTCATCAATTAACGCCAGAATGCGTGATTCAAATTCTGCGATCATCTTATTTCCTCAGTTAAAGATCTTCCGGCCACGGGAAGCAATCCGCCGTCATCTCCGGCGTGTGGTAATAATTCTGTAAAGCCCTGATGAGAGTCGCCGGACGTGCCGGGATCCCTTTTTCAAGATATTCCATCACCTGCGCATGCACACGGCGCTGGAAGACAATGCGGTCCGGCTCGAAGTCACCTTCGAGGTTGTCACAGCTGACATTAAACGGAAATCCTGCCGCTACGCACAGCAACCATTCCAGCGCCTGCGGTTTCACTTCTACGTCTTCAAACTGCCCCTGGGTCGCGGCGTCGCGTCCGTCCGGGCAGTACCAGTAGCCGAAGTCCACCAGCTCACGACGCGCTTTTCCCGCAATACACCAGTGAGAGATCTCATGCATCCCGCTGGCATAAA encodes:
- a CDS encoding YfcL family protein, translating into MIAEFESRILALIDDMVEHASDDELFASGYLRGHLTLAVAELEAGDDHSAEAVHQEVTRSLEKAIQAGELSPRDQTLVLGMWDTLFQQAKR
- a CDS encoding elongation factor P hydroxylase — its product is MDSKHNYEQLIEIFDGCFAADFNTRLIKGDDEPIYLPADAEIPYNRIVFAHGFYASGMHEISHWCIAGKARRELVDFGYWYCPDGRDAATQGQFEDVEVKPQALEWLLCVAAGFPFNVSCDNLEGDFEPDRIVFQRRVHAQVMEYLEKGIPARPATLIRALQNYYHTPEMTADCFPWPEDL